The Daucus carota subsp. sativus chromosome 7, DH1 v3.0, whole genome shotgun sequence genome window below encodes:
- the LOC108194884 gene encoding receptor-like protein 53 produces the protein MKCIEKEKKALLVLKDGVLGAHRHYGLHSWKKEEEDCCLWKGVGCDNHTCHVTRLHLSSLIAPSYVNTTSVGISRSLLDLPYLSYLDLSRNFLGGTTIPRSIGSLTNLVHLDLSVSHIWGSISDHIGNLSNLQYLNLSFNDVDGPIPKFIGSLHNLRYLDLSQSYFSGAIPHELGNLTKLEHLDLANSDLSGGENFKWLYNLSSLTHLDLSGISFAAPSTWADILCSFALVEFEEISVVTNAKVQYLFMDGHVKSSVNSNLYNLHALVLKDNKFNDEVPKSLRYCSSLRFVDKLSGNALSWIGEELRELGQNGPEPAAEVEILVLKVDYAGHQVFNRNLSKTEGKTSVFQGTTTLKLKEGISSIDYLSVTQNSGCSRISKLCLGARAVNRFPGTTVEPAKT, from the exons ATGAAGTGCATTGAGAAGGAGAAAAAAGCTCTGCTGGTGTTAAAAGATGGTGTTTTAGGTGCACACAGACACTATGGTCTTCATTCATGGaaaaaggaagaagaagattGTTGTTTATGGAAAGGTGTTGGTTGTGATAATCACACTTGTCATGTAACTCGCCTTCATCTTTCTTCTCTTATCGCACCATCTTACGTAAACACAACCAGTGTCGGTATCAGTCGTTCTTTGCTTGATTTACCATATCTTAGCTACTTGGACCTCAGTCGTAATTTCCTTGGTGGAACGACGATTCCCAGATCCATTGGTTCTCTTACAAATTTAGTTCACCTTGATTTGTCAGTTTCTCATATATGGGGATCGATTTCTGACCATATTGGCAACCTCTCCAACTTGCAATATCTGAATCTGAGCTTTAATGATGTTGATGGTCCTATCCCAAAATTTATTGGCTCACTTCACAACTTAAGATACCTCGATCTTTCACAGAGTTACTTTTCAGGAGCTATTCCTCATGAGCTTGGAAATCTCACTAAATTGGAGCATCTTGATCTTGCTAATAGTGATCTAAGTGGCGGTGAGAACTTTAAATGGTTGTACAATCTATCTTCTTTGACACACCTTGACCTAAGTGGTATCAGCTTTGCTGCTCCCAGTACGTGG GCAGACATCTTGTGCTCATTTGCTTTGGTGGAGTTTGAGGAGATCAGTGTTGTCACAAATGCTAAGGTCCAGTATCTTTTTATGGACGGGCATGTG AAGTCCAGTGTCAATAGCAATTTATATAATCTTCATGCACTGGTTCTGAAAGACAATAAGTTCAATGATGAAGTGCCCAAATCTTTGAGATACTGCAGCAGTCTTCGCTTTGTAGATAAGCTATCAGGAAATGCACTGTCATGGATTGGGGAAGAGCTACG AGAGCTTGGACAAAATGGACCTGAACCTGCAGCAGAGGTTGAAATACTGGTTCTTAAGGTTGATTATGCTGGCCATCAAGTGTTCAACAGAAATCTTAGTAAAACGGAAGGAAAGACATCTGTATTTCAAGGTACTACGACACTGAAGCTAAAAGAAGGCATCAGCAGCATTGATTATCTTTCTGTCACACAGAATTCAGGCTGTTCAAGAATTTCAAAGTTGTGCCTTGGGGCAAGAGCTGTGAATAGATTTCCAGGAACTACAGTAGAGCCAGCGAAGACATAA